A window of Cheilinus undulatus linkage group 1, ASM1832078v1, whole genome shotgun sequence contains these coding sequences:
- the ctxn2 gene encoding cortexin-2, producing the protein MCSVHYNHSLAAMSGNDMMAHSLTLEQKTAFAFVGMLLVFLGLLIVRCFRILLDPYSSMPSSNWADGIEGLEKGTFEYALT; encoded by the coding sequence ATGTGCAGCGTCCACTACAACCACTCCCTTGCTGCCATGAGCGGAAACGACATGATGGCGCACTCTCTGACTCTGGAGCAGAAGACGGCGTTCGCCTTCGTGGGGATGCTGCTGGTGTTCCTGGGGCTCTTGATAGTTAGGTGTTTCAGGATCCTGTTGGACCCCTACAGCAGCATGCCCTCCTCCAACTGGGCCGATGGCATCGAGGGGCTGGAGAAAGGGACGTTTGAGTACGCCCTGACTTAG